One part of the Bacteroidia bacterium genome encodes these proteins:
- a CDS encoding glutamine synthetase family protein, whose product MSIKGKLSLEELIQAVQEEQIETVVVAFTDHYGRLVGKRFDAEFFLESCAQDGTHACDYLLTTDMDMEPIPGYEFANWELGYGDFHLVPDFNSLRKASWLDKSALILCNLENEKTHAPVAEAPRSLLNQQLVRANKLGYGCFAASELEYYLFENSYREAHEKHYHELKPAGWYLEDYHILQGTRIEPFTAAARRHLKNSGVPVENSKGEWGLGQHELNIKYAEALEMADRHVVYKQCLKEVADGMDLSVSFMAKFHADRAGSSCHIHMSLWEGDENAFDGDQEFGPVKGSDAFLWFLGGWIKHVEDVMPFYAPTVNSYKRYVDGSWAPTRLAWSYDNRTAGFRVVGRGKSLRIECRIPGADCNPYLAYAASLASGLAGIENKIEPPEIFEGDIYAAKDLPRVPYSLAEATEKFANSEFAKKSFGESVVKHYAHYFRTEYEAYNQSVTDWERKRYFERI is encoded by the coding sequence ATGTCAATCAAAGGAAAACTCAGCCTGGAAGAATTGATCCAGGCCGTTCAGGAAGAGCAAATCGAAACAGTAGTAGTTGCTTTCACAGATCATTATGGAAGACTTGTAGGGAAGCGTTTCGATGCTGAATTTTTTCTGGAAAGTTGTGCCCAGGACGGTACCCACGCTTGTGATTACCTCTTGACTACGGACATGGATATGGAGCCCATACCCGGTTATGAATTTGCGAACTGGGAATTGGGATATGGGGACTTTCATTTGGTCCCGGATTTCAATAGCCTACGAAAAGCGAGTTGGCTGGATAAATCTGCCCTGATTCTTTGCAATCTTGAAAATGAAAAGACGCATGCTCCCGTTGCAGAAGCTCCGAGATCTTTGCTCAATCAGCAATTGGTTCGAGCTAATAAATTGGGCTATGGCTGTTTTGCTGCCTCTGAACTGGAGTATTATCTGTTTGAAAATAGCTATAGGGAGGCTCATGAGAAGCATTACCATGAGCTGAAGCCTGCCGGATGGTATCTGGAAGATTATCACATCCTTCAGGGTACGCGAATAGAGCCCTTTACTGCAGCTGCCCGTAGGCATTTGAAAAACTCAGGTGTGCCGGTAGAGAATTCGAAAGGAGAATGGGGACTGGGTCAACATGAATTGAATATTAAATATGCTGAAGCCCTGGAGATGGCTGATCGACATGTGGTTTACAAGCAGTGTTTGAAAGAGGTCGCGGATGGCATGGATTTATCTGTTTCCTTTATGGCTAAATTTCATGCAGATAGGGCCGGTTCCAGTTGCCATATTCATATGAGTTTGTGGGAAGGGGATGAAAATGCCTTTGACGGAGATCAGGAATTTGGTCCGGTGAAAGGTTCCGATGCTTTTCTGTGGTTTCTCGGAGGATGGATCAAGCATGTGGAGGATGTGATGCCTTTTTATGCTCCGACCGTAAATTCCTATAAACGCTATGTGGATGGAAGCTGGGCGCCGACTCGATTGGCCTGGAGCTATGATAATCGTACGGCTGGATTTCGAGTAGTGGGCAGGGGAAAGAGTCTTCGGATCGAATGTCGGATTCCAGGAGCGGATTGCAATCCTTATTTGGCTTATGCGGCTTCTTTGGCTTCCGGTTTGGCGGGAATAGAAAATAAAATTGAACCTCCGGAGATTTTTGAGGGCGATATATATGCCGCTAAGGATTTACCGAGGGTTCCTTATTCATTGGCGGAGGCTACGGAGAAATTCGCAAATAGCGAATTTGCCAAAAAATCCTTTGGAGAAAGCGTGGTAAAGCATTATGCGCATTATTTCCGCACAGAATATGAAGCCTATAATCAATCCGTGACAGATTGGGAGCGCAAGCGATATTTCGAGCGGATATAA
- a CDS encoding FecR domain-containing protein: MNRFVPDENFLARWTSGELSEAELAEWKASPEYIEYMRILDTSSALELPATREPADIWNDLSAKLTEAPVVKMDAPVRKFVLPRWSYAAVAAVALLFALFVFLPDTSTYQTLAAQTESVTLPDGSLVHMHAGSIVSFSDDWDGNRTVNLSGEAFFEVKKGEKFTVITPRGNVEVLGTSFNVKARSNSFKTTCYTGKVRVNTLNNASEQVLTPGSLALLDEKGSLNKIEMELDGTSPEWMSGKYRFRNDPLSDIATEFERIFDVNIDLEIDNDRISKKYNYTVLSNDLKTELENLTKVIGGAKIIYDAEKQIRILPTP, translated from the coding sequence ATGAACAGATTCGTGCCTGATGAAAATTTTCTTGCTCGTTGGACGAGCGGAGAGTTGAGTGAAGCAGAGCTTGCGGAGTGGAAGGCAAGCCCTGAATATATCGAATATATGCGCATTCTGGATACCAGTTCAGCCTTGGAGTTGCCTGCAACTCGAGAGCCTGCTGATATTTGGAATGACTTATCTGCAAAGCTAACTGAAGCGCCTGTTGTCAAAATGGACGCTCCAGTTAGGAAATTTGTATTGCCCAGATGGAGCTATGCTGCAGTAGCAGCTGTCGCTCTACTTTTTGCCTTATTTGTATTCCTCCCGGATACATCAACCTATCAGACCCTTGCAGCTCAAACTGAATCAGTTACACTTCCCGATGGATCTTTAGTGCATATGCACGCGGGTTCCATTGTAAGTTTTTCTGATGATTGGGATGGAAACAGAACCGTTAACCTTAGCGGTGAGGCATTTTTTGAAGTAAAGAAAGGAGAGAAATTCACGGTAATTACTCCCCGAGGTAATGTTGAAGTATTAGGAACCAGCTTTAATGTAAAAGCAAGAAGTAATAGTTTTAAAACTACTTGCTATACAGGTAAAGTTCGGGTAAACACTCTAAACAATGCTTCAGAGCAGGTTCTGACGCCAGGTTCACTTGCTTTGCTTGATGAAAAGGGGAGCCTGAATAAGATCGAAATGGAGTTGGATGGCACTTCTCCTGAGTGGATGAGTGGCAAGTACAGATTCCGAAATGATCCGCTATCTGACATTGCGACAGAATTTGAAAGAATTTTTGATGTAAACATAGATCTTGAAATCGATAATGACCGTATAAGCAAAAAGTACAATTACACTGTACTCAGCAACGACCTGAAAACCGAATTAGAAAATTTAACCAAGGTCATTGGAGGCGCGAAAATAATATATGATGCTGAAAAGCAAATTCGTATATTACCGACTCCATAA
- a CDS encoding isoaspartyl peptidase/L-asparaginase, which yields MKRFAIAIHGGSGTILRSHMPQEKEVLYRKGLEEALSAGYDFLEQGGSALDATEIAVKILEDNALFNAGKGAVFDGDGKHQLDASIMRGDTLEAGSVAGIRGVKNPISLARKVMEESAYVMMIGRGAEKFARLHKLPFKKADYFFDQLRYDQWLRIKDTPITMLDHADKGERNFSTVGAVALDQEGNLAAATSTGGMTNKQYGRVGDSPIIGSGTYADNKTCAVCCTGHGEPFMRAVAAHRLSALMEYKGVSLKEAANELVHIKLKSMQGKGGLIAVDRSGNIELAFNCEGMYRASRVAGKPPYIGIFDTD from the coding sequence ATGAAAAGATTTGCAATAGCCATTCATGGAGGCTCGGGTACAATTTTACGTTCTCATATGCCTCAGGAAAAAGAGGTCTTGTATAGGAAAGGACTGGAAGAAGCGCTTTCAGCAGGCTATGATTTCCTGGAGCAGGGAGGAAGTGCGCTGGATGCTACTGAAATTGCGGTAAAAATCCTGGAGGATAATGCCCTCTTCAATGCAGGCAAAGGTGCCGTTTTTGATGGGGATGGAAAACATCAGTTGGATGCTTCTATCATGAGAGGCGATACCTTAGAAGCAGGATCAGTTGCAGGAATTCGAGGAGTAAAAAATCCCATAAGCCTGGCCAGAAAGGTAATGGAAGAGTCGGCTTATGTAATGATGATTGGGAGAGGGGCTGAAAAATTTGCCCGGCTTCATAAACTACCCTTCAAAAAAGCTGACTATTTTTTCGATCAGCTCCGTTATGACCAATGGCTGAGAATCAAAGATACTCCCATAACCATGCTGGATCATGCAGACAAGGGAGAAAGAAACTTTAGCACAGTTGGGGCAGTAGCTCTAGATCAGGAAGGAAACCTCGCAGCAGCTACCTCTACAGGAGGTATGACCAACAAACAATACGGTCGCGTAGGAGATAGCCCCATAATTGGTTCGGGAACCTATGCAGATAATAAAACCTGTGCCGTCTGTTGTACAGGTCATGGAGAACCTTTTATGCGAGCAGTTGCCGCACATAGACTTTCGGCTCTTATGGAATATAAAGGAGTTTCTTTAAAAGAAGCTGCTAATGAGTTGGTGCATATCAAACTCAAATCCATGCAAGGCAAAGGAGGATTGATCGCTGTGGACAGGTCCGGGAATATAGAATTGGCCTTCAATTGCGAAGGAATGTACAGAGCGTCCCGCGTAGCAGGGAAGCCTCCCTATATTGGGATTTTTGATACAGATTAA
- a CDS encoding TonB-dependent receptor, with protein sequence MKKLARCYVLTLVLLWTGPFIWAQSNSRISLDVKNAPLSEVLESLESKHGIICSFDNSLIYPHRVTAKLNEVSLDKCMNTLLKGKNLDYEAVGRNHIIIVSTTSSEDLLIPKSVSTKASKSPGLRSIYGQVKAKDINEVLELATVRIKNKTQGVNTDTHGNFRFNFSAGLNDSVEFSYVGYESYVIAVKDLPRNLALQIELLPSSHSLEGITIERGSNQSVSVSNTDGSISINPSKTGLLGGLGESDVFRVVQLMPGVSSVGESSSGLNIRGGTPDQNLILFDGMPVYQAGHFFGLLSIFNSDAVQEVVLHRSAMDAKYGGRASGVIEVTGKPLKSNELKLGAGLNLLNASAFAEIPLLKGKGALLIAGRRSYSELGESSLSKSLFNNVNQQGLINFAQNLSRGNNQFESNPLFSYSDLNLKFTYRPSNRDYLTVSHYRADDQLEYNFRQFAVNEIPVDYNTTDFLDLRNSGTALGWRRQWNDSYYSRLNLSYSTYTNEYTFQDQAIDTLDNESNFNEQISNNLYDISLRFDNSWEIDDKQLLEFGVQSNYVSVQNTQQINSSLQGETDKELDLERGISRAANILSFYAQYRLKFNKKLTIQHGLRHSFSDKLAKSFVEPRVSIIYRPDKNWKLKAAAGRHHQFVNRIEASNPFRTGQEFWTLSDGNILPVLRSDESLLGAAYETDNFLLDVEVYRKNQRGLSMYDVSFDPIFNEQFNDTLHTHGNGKIRGLDLLIQKKVGKYTGWISYTLADIRYQFDGLNEGRDFSANHDIRHQIKMVNMLNVGKWDFSATLQYATGRPYTDIVGYQYRPLPSGPTLIDIDYSELNAGRLPSFQRVDISGSYKWEFGRFKAKTGLSILNLLNHYNVLDRRYSIVRARYGHNAPKLISVDKTMLGMSPNVFLQLLF encoded by the coding sequence ATGAAGAAACTGGCCCGTTGTTACGTATTGACCCTTGTACTTCTATGGACTGGTCCTTTCATTTGGGCACAGTCCAATAGTCGTATTAGCCTGGACGTAAAAAACGCTCCTCTTTCTGAAGTGCTGGAAAGCCTCGAATCGAAGCATGGAATTATCTGTTCCTTTGATAATAGCCTTATTTATCCCCACCGGGTGACAGCAAAGCTCAATGAGGTAAGTCTGGATAAGTGTATGAATACCCTTTTGAAGGGCAAGAATCTCGACTATGAGGCCGTGGGGAGGAATCATATTATCATTGTCAGTACAACTTCATCTGAAGATCTACTTATTCCCAAATCTGTTTCTACCAAAGCCAGTAAAAGTCCCGGCCTTAGAAGCATCTATGGGCAGGTAAAAGCCAAGGATATCAATGAGGTACTGGAACTGGCAACTGTTCGGATAAAGAATAAAACGCAAGGAGTAAATACCGATACCCATGGCAATTTCAGGTTTAACTTTTCTGCAGGCCTGAATGACAGCGTTGAATTTTCTTATGTGGGCTATGAGTCCTATGTGATCGCGGTCAAAGACCTGCCAAGAAATCTGGCATTACAAATAGAATTACTTCCCTCCAGTCATTCACTTGAGGGAATTACTATTGAAAGAGGAAGCAATCAAAGTGTTTCGGTTTCAAATACAGATGGATCAATTAGTATCAACCCATCCAAAACCGGCTTGCTAGGCGGTCTGGGTGAATCTGATGTTTTCAGAGTAGTGCAATTGATGCCGGGAGTTAGCAGTGTAGGCGAATCTTCCAGTGGCCTGAATATAAGAGGAGGTACACCTGACCAAAATCTGATTCTCTTTGATGGGATGCCGGTTTACCAGGCAGGGCATTTTTTTGGACTTCTGAGTATTTTCAATTCAGACGCAGTTCAGGAAGTGGTACTACACAGAAGTGCAATGGATGCCAAATATGGAGGTAGAGCCTCAGGGGTCATCGAAGTAACGGGCAAGCCGCTCAAGTCTAATGAATTGAAATTAGGAGCCGGCCTCAATCTCTTAAATGCAAGTGCTTTTGCAGAAATTCCTTTGTTGAAAGGAAAAGGTGCATTACTGATCGCCGGTAGGAGATCCTATTCCGAATTGGGAGAATCCTCTTTGTCCAAAAGCCTGTTCAATAATGTCAATCAACAAGGGTTGATCAATTTCGCCCAAAATCTGAGCAGAGGAAATAATCAATTTGAATCCAATCCATTATTCTCCTACTCGGACCTCAATCTGAAATTCACGTATAGACCCAGCAATAGAGATTATCTGACAGTCAGCCACTATCGCGCAGACGATCAATTGGAGTACAACTTCCGCCAGTTTGCGGTCAATGAAATTCCGGTCGATTATAATACAACTGATTTTCTGGATCTCAGGAATTCAGGAACGGCTTTGGGGTGGAGAAGGCAATGGAACGATAGCTATTACAGCCGATTAAATCTCTCCTACTCTACCTATACAAATGAATATACCTTCCAGGATCAGGCCATTGACACCCTGGATAATGAAAGCAATTTCAATGAGCAGATCAGCAATAATCTTTATGACATTAGCTTAAGATTTGATAATAGCTGGGAAATTGATGATAAGCAATTGCTGGAATTTGGAGTACAGAGCAATTATGTCTCTGTTCAAAACACCCAACAGATAAATAGTAGCCTGCAAGGGGAAACAGATAAAGAACTCGATCTGGAAAGAGGGATCAGCAGAGCTGCCAACATCCTTTCTTTCTACGCACAATACAGACTCAAATTCAATAAAAAACTGACCATCCAGCACGGCTTGAGACATTCATTCTCAGACAAGCTGGCAAAGTCTTTTGTTGAGCCGAGAGTTTCTATTATTTACAGACCTGACAAAAACTGGAAACTGAAAGCTGCGGCCGGACGTCATCATCAATTTGTAAATCGGATTGAGGCCAGTAATCCTTTCAGAACCGGACAAGAATTCTGGACACTTTCTGATGGAAATATACTTCCTGTTCTTCGTTCAGACGAGAGCTTATTGGGTGCTGCTTATGAGACTGACAACTTCCTCCTGGATGTTGAAGTTTACAGAAAGAATCAGCGGGGCTTGAGCATGTATGATGTCAGTTTCGATCCCATTTTCAACGAACAGTTCAATGATACCCTGCATACGCATGGAAATGGCAAGATCAGAGGATTGGATTTGCTTATTCAAAAGAAAGTAGGAAAGTATACAGGCTGGATCAGTTATACCCTTGCAGATATCCGCTATCAATTTGATGGATTAAATGAAGGAAGGGATTTTTCTGCCAACCACGACATCAGGCACCAAATCAAAATGGTCAATATGCTGAATGTCGGGAAGTGGGATTTCTCTGCCACCTTGCAATATGCTACAGGAAGGCCCTATACCGATATAGTAGGTTACCAATACAGACCTCTGCCCTCTGGCCCAACTCTGATTGATATTGACTATTCAGAATTGAATGCCGGCAGACTACCTAGCTTCCAAAGAGTAGATATCTCTGGTAGTTATAAATGGGAGTTTGGACGCTTCAAAGCAAAAACAGGCCTTTCCATACTCAACCTCCTCAACCATTACAATGTCCTCGACAGAAGATATTCTATTGTCCGCGCCCGCTATGGACATAATGCCCCTAAATTGATCAGCGTGGACAAGACCATGCTTGGGATGAGCCCCAATGTATTCCTCCAGTTATTATTTTAA
- a CDS encoding Na+/H+ antiporter NhaC family protein, producing the protein MAKFHFSMRIAPTTYILHSLYRLLSRGLFLFLMIAFLLPLSAQVDSLNQEEIPPGFSLQEGNYSLSLPKVMQSGKEARAYINIKQAPADLTEIDIEVGGEQQTVTLADGKGGFSFIPEKDQKELVFRSGAHEKKIAIPVVNFPPWMSILPPLMAIILALIFREVVVSLFLGIFAGSAVLAFYAGEGIKGVLSGFLTVIDTYVINALMDQGHLSIILFSLLIGGMVGVISKNGGMQGIVNRISKIATTAKTGQFATWLLGLVIFFDDYANTLVVGNTMRSITDKLRISREKLSYLVDSTAAPVAALAFITTWIGAELGYIQGGIEGLENFPEGQSAYGIFINSLGYSFYPIMTLAFMLMLIFTGRDFGPMLNAEVRARETGEVSRRDSSGSEEDTLKHFQPLKDIIPKSYNALIPILVLVIGVILGLFYTGHDAEVWNDESQGFFTKLSTIIGNSDSYAALLWASLSAVTVAILMTLAQGMMSLLRVMDTMVHGFKAMFAAIIILTLAWSLQGVTEDMQTAGFLTELLGDQLSPAWIPAIVFVLAAFISFSTGSSWGTMAIMYPLVLPLTWEVGMSQGLEAEVTLPYLYNAVSAVLAGSVLGDHCSPISDTTILSSLACSCNHIDHVRTQLPYALTVGTVALLVGTIPSAFGFPIGLSFLLGLGILFAVVRFAGKLN; encoded by the coding sequence ATGGCAAAGTTTCACTTCTCTATGCGTATTGCTCCTACTACTTACATACTACATAGTTTATACAGACTTCTTTCCCGAGGCCTGTTTCTTTTTTTAATGATTGCTTTTCTCCTGCCTCTTTCTGCTCAGGTGGATAGCCTAAATCAGGAAGAAATTCCTCCTGGATTTTCCTTGCAGGAAGGCAATTATAGTTTGTCCTTGCCTAAGGTTATGCAATCCGGAAAAGAAGCGAGGGCTTATATAAATATCAAGCAAGCTCCTGCAGATTTGACGGAGATTGATATTGAGGTAGGTGGCGAACAGCAAACAGTCACTTTGGCCGATGGCAAAGGAGGGTTTTCCTTTATTCCTGAAAAAGACCAAAAGGAATTGGTATTTCGCTCCGGAGCGCATGAAAAGAAGATAGCAATCCCCGTAGTGAACTTTCCCCCCTGGATGTCCATCCTTCCTCCTCTTATGGCGATCATTTTAGCTTTGATCTTTAGAGAAGTTGTTGTTTCTCTCTTTCTGGGGATCTTTGCGGGCTCTGCAGTATTAGCTTTTTATGCAGGTGAGGGAATAAAAGGCGTCCTGTCCGGTTTTCTGACAGTAATAGATACCTATGTTATAAATGCTTTGATGGATCAAGGCCACCTTTCCATTATTCTTTTCTCTTTATTGATTGGGGGAATGGTAGGAGTGATCTCCAAAAATGGAGGTATGCAAGGCATTGTCAATCGCATTTCTAAAATAGCGACTACTGCCAAGACCGGACAATTTGCTACCTGGCTATTAGGGCTGGTGATTTTCTTTGATGACTATGCCAATACGCTGGTGGTCGGAAATACCATGCGTTCGATTACGGACAAACTGCGAATCTCCAGAGAGAAACTGAGTTACCTGGTGGATTCAACTGCAGCGCCTGTTGCAGCTCTGGCTTTTATTACCACCTGGATCGGAGCAGAATTGGGATATATACAAGGAGGAATTGAAGGACTGGAGAATTTTCCGGAAGGCCAAAGTGCTTATGGGATTTTCATCAATTCGTTGGGATACTCTTTTTATCCCATCATGACCCTGGCATTTATGTTGATGCTCATATTTACCGGGAGAGATTTTGGGCCGATGCTCAATGCGGAAGTCAGGGCTCGGGAAACCGGAGAAGTAAGTCGTCGGGATTCTTCCGGCTCTGAAGAAGATACGCTTAAGCACTTTCAACCTCTGAAAGATATTATCCCTAAAAGCTATAATGCGCTGATCCCGATTTTGGTGTTGGTTATAGGAGTGATTTTAGGTTTGTTTTACACTGGGCATGATGCGGAGGTATGGAATGATGAATCCCAGGGCTTCTTTACTAAGCTTTCGACCATCATTGGTAATTCTGATTCCTATGCAGCTTTGTTGTGGGCTTCTCTTTCTGCTGTAACGGTAGCGATTCTCATGACATTGGCTCAGGGCATGATGTCCCTTCTTCGAGTAATGGATACTATGGTTCATGGTTTCAAAGCCATGTTTGCAGCCATTATCATCCTTACTCTGGCCTGGTCTTTACAAGGAGTTACAGAGGATATGCAGACTGCCGGCTTTCTAACCGAACTATTGGGAGATCAACTTTCCCCTGCATGGATACCAGCCATTGTTTTTGTATTAGCGGCTTTCATCTCATTCTCAACCGGTTCCTCCTGGGGAACCATGGCGATCATGTATCCATTAGTGCTGCCATTGACCTGGGAAGTAGGGATGTCGCAAGGACTGGAAGCAGAGGTTACGCTTCCCTATTTGTACAATGCAGTTTCAGCGGTACTGGCAGGCTCTGTTTTGGGAGATCATTGTTCCCCCATTTCGGATACGACCATTCTGAGTTCGCTGGCATGTTCCTGTAATCATATAGATCATGTAAGGACCCAATTGCCTTATGCACTTACAGTCGGTACAGTCGCTCTGCTTGTTGGGACAATACCCAGTGCCTTTGGATTTCCGATAGGCTTGAGTTTCCTTTTGGGGCTGGGGATTCTTTTCGCTGTAGTACGTTTTGCTGGAAAGCTAAACTAA
- a CDS encoding acyl-CoA dehydrogenase family protein, with protein sequence MYADIKLPRDIYASEEHQMLKDTINEYYKQFIEPHRERWEEQGYCDKDAWLKAGELGLLCLDMPEEYGGGGLDFTFAALLIEEFSRLGANAPGFSMHSDIIAPYILKLGTEEQKKKFIPKMASGEWVGCLGMTEPGTGSDVQAIRTTAADMGDHYLINGSKTFITIGYNAYFCIVACKTNPGTPKEGISLIIVEEGMEGFSKGKPFKKLGLKESDTCELFFEDVKVPKENLLGIEGKGFIHMMTELPRERHTIGLQSVGSAEGAIEDTIVYTQTREAFKQPICGFQNTQFKMAEMAMDLQMHQAFIDRCTQLLAEGKLTAIQASMSKSSGSDMQARVVDGCLQLHGGYGYMWEFAIARRYADARVARIYGGTNEIMKLMISRGLFKDYHAELKAKRKAAKAKAAAQ encoded by the coding sequence ATGTACGCAGATATAAAACTACCACGGGACATCTATGCCAGCGAAGAACATCAAATGCTGAAGGATACCATCAATGAATACTACAAACAATTCATAGAGCCACACAGAGAAAGATGGGAAGAACAAGGCTACTGCGATAAGGATGCCTGGTTAAAAGCCGGCGAGCTGGGTTTGCTTTGTCTGGATATGCCAGAAGAGTATGGAGGCGGTGGATTAGACTTCACCTTCGCAGCTTTATTGATAGAAGAATTTTCTCGACTGGGTGCCAATGCTCCAGGTTTCTCTATGCATTCTGATATCATTGCTCCTTATATCCTGAAACTTGGGACCGAAGAACAGAAGAAGAAATTTATTCCAAAAATGGCAAGTGGTGAGTGGGTAGGATGTCTGGGAATGACTGAGCCCGGTACAGGATCAGATGTACAGGCAATTCGAACCACTGCTGCAGATATGGGAGATCATTACCTGATCAATGGATCAAAGACTTTTATCACCATAGGATATAATGCCTATTTCTGTATCGTGGCTTGTAAGACAAATCCCGGGACTCCCAAAGAAGGAATCAGCCTCATCATTGTGGAAGAAGGTATGGAAGGATTTTCGAAAGGAAAACCATTCAAAAAATTAGGGCTGAAAGAATCGGATACCTGTGAGTTGTTTTTCGAAGACGTAAAAGTTCCCAAGGAAAATCTGCTGGGCATCGAGGGAAAAGGATTTATCCATATGATGACAGAGCTTCCCAGAGAAAGACATACCATCGGATTGCAAAGTGTAGGCTCTGCGGAAGGAGCGATCGAAGATACAATCGTGTATACCCAAACCCGCGAAGCATTTAAGCAGCCGATCTGTGGGTTCCAAAATACTCAGTTCAAAATGGCGGAGATGGCTATGGATCTCCAAATGCATCAGGCCTTCATCGATAGATGTACCCAACTGCTGGCAGAGGGGAAATTAACAGCCATACAAGCTTCGATGTCCAAATCTTCCGGTTCTGATATGCAGGCAAGAGTTGTCGATGGCTGCTTACAATTACATGGAGGCTATGGCTATATGTGGGAATTTGCGATTGCCCGTCGCTATGCAGATGCCCGGGTAGCTCGTATATATGGAGGGACCAATGAGATCATGAAGCTAATGATCTCACGTGGCCTTTTCAAAGACTACCATGCCGAATTGAAAGCCAAAAGAAAAGCTGCCAAAGCCAAAGCGGCAGCTCAATAA
- a CDS encoding alpha/beta hydrolase produces MKKLPMLFSSLFLVAIIACEETPAEPEPPTPPKSGISRGAGDISFSDYSPISNRPLKVWYYAPQDSIKELEVVFVMHGLGRNGRDYRDNWIGLANQYNCLILVPEFSDAQYPGSRSYNLGNLFDENDQPNAEEEWSFSIMDALFSHIQEEYSVRADSFYLFGHSAGSQFVHRYLLFRPENKAKMAIAANAGWYTLPKLDEAFPYGLQDAPATEENIRKAFAKRMLILLGTEDNDPNASSLRKTPEANAQGAHRFARGNFFFQLARDQATQLNTPFNWSLQTVEGVGHSNSLMAAPAAEQFFK; encoded by the coding sequence ATGAAAAAACTACCTATGCTCTTTAGCTCTCTATTTTTAGTGGCAATCATCGCCTGTGAAGAAACTCCTGCTGAACCGGAACCTCCCACCCCTCCGAAAAGTGGAATAAGCAGGGGAGCTGGAGATATTTCTTTCAGTGATTATAGTCCAATTAGTAATCGTCCCTTGAAGGTTTGGTATTATGCTCCCCAGGATTCCATCAAGGAGCTGGAAGTGGTCTTTGTGATGCATGGTTTGGGACGAAATGGGAGGGATTATCGAGACAATTGGATAGGATTGGCCAATCAATATAATTGTCTAATTCTGGTTCCGGAATTTAGCGATGCTCAGTATCCGGGAAGTAGATCCTATAATCTTGGGAATCTGTTCGATGAAAATGATCAGCCCAATGCAGAGGAGGAATGGTCTTTTTCAATAATGGACGCTTTGTTCTCTCATATTCAGGAAGAGTATTCGGTTCGCGCGGATTCCTTTTACCTTTTCGGCCATTCTGCTGGTTCGCAATTTGTGCATCGATACCTGCTATTTCGCCCGGAAAACAAAGCGAAAATGGCAATTGCTGCAAATGCGGGATGGTATACCCTGCCTAAACTGGATGAGGCTTTTCCGTATGGATTACAAGATGCTCCTGCAACAGAAGAGAACATCCGGAAAGCATTTGCCAAGCGAATGCTGATTCTCTTAGGAACTGAAGATAATGACCCCAATGCTTCCAGTCTGCGTAAAACGCCCGAAGCAAATGCACAGGGAGCCCATCGATTTGCCCGGGGCAATTTTTTCTTTCAACTGGCGAGAGACCAGGCGACTCAGTTGAATACCCCTTTCAACTGGAGCCTGCAAACAGTTGAGGGAGTCGGACACTCCAACTCCCTCATGGCAGCACCTGCTGCGGAACAGTTTTTTAAGTAA